In Leptospira kanakyensis, a genomic segment contains:
- a CDS encoding MBL fold metallo-hydrolase produces the protein MKITLFGVRGSLPTPISKTEQREKTLKILQMAKEEWRKNPDGFSEEEFLNHLPIPLSQDLGGNTTCVFIEGDGGEKVILDMGTGLRVLGNQLAPQAFSGEDMDIHILVSHTHWDHIQGWPFFKPGYSPSCNINFYSCIENLEERLVRQQHPENFPVTLDQMASKKYFHLWKEFESYMLGGLKIIPFGLRHPGSCTGYRIREGNKIFLFCTDVEYREEDREHLLKMKPQIAGADLIIIDAQYSTAEAEKKLGWGHTAVSKAVEFAEMMEIRSVVLTHHEPDHTDHEVARIILDEARLQKPGGMQVHIAHEGQKFIL, from the coding sequence ATGAAAATAACTCTTTTTGGTGTTCGCGGTTCTCTCCCCACACCGATTTCTAAAACGGAACAACGCGAGAAAACTTTGAAGATCCTCCAAATGGCCAAAGAAGAGTGGAGGAAGAATCCGGACGGATTTTCCGAAGAGGAATTCTTAAATCATCTCCCCATCCCACTTTCCCAGGATCTAGGAGGGAACACCACTTGTGTGTTTATCGAAGGGGACGGAGGTGAAAAAGTCATTTTAGATATGGGAACGGGGCTTCGAGTTCTCGGAAACCAACTGGCACCACAAGCATTTAGTGGGGAAGATATGGACATTCATATCTTGGTTTCTCATACTCATTGGGATCATATCCAAGGGTGGCCATTTTTTAAACCTGGTTATTCACCATCATGTAATATTAATTTTTACTCATGTATTGAAAATTTAGAGGAAAGGTTGGTGCGCCAACAACATCCAGAAAACTTTCCAGTGACCTTAGACCAAATGGCTTCAAAAAAATATTTTCATCTTTGGAAAGAATTTGAGTCTTATATGTTAGGTGGTCTTAAAATCATTCCTTTTGGTTTACGTCATCCCGGTTCTTGTACTGGATATCGGATTCGAGAAGGGAATAAAATTTTTCTTTTTTGTACAGATGTGGAATATAGGGAAGAAGACCGAGAACACCTACTCAAAATGAAACCACAAATTGCAGGGGCAGATCTCATCATCATTGACGCGCAGTATAGCACTGCTGAGGCGGAGAAAAAATTAGGTTGGGGACATACTGCTGTTAGTAAAGCAGTAGAGTTTGCCGAAATGATGGAAATTCGTTCTGTGGTTCTCACACACCATGAACCAGACCATACGGATCATGAGGTTGCAAGAATCATTTTGGATGAAGCAAGATTACAAAAACCTGGTGGAATGCAGGTTCATATTGCTCATGAAGGACAAAAGTTTATTCTTTAA
- a CDS encoding LIC10124 family lipoprotein, with amino-acid sequence MRYVYLPVLCFLVGYCSSVTKIETLNRSFTKPKFIAPLPGESEPLPSGRDYKERLVNKSTPHFSLLWKQVPEEFSKSDLLLLEEKVLFPHNKLGLYKKAPKVPDSKFSESSDLDLLLELSLTKNAERLSVEVQYKDPVLSQNFGKAIFVFQEEKEPAVKSVKSFDVFHGKRQLQPLTPSVPAYFAEVSSPSEDELRNYFSASLRGNASVFSTSPGTTIYLDGVEVGKAPLLSYPLINGKHSLSFAKPGKDPVKRNILIRAGKTTRVFQEWSDDISQGTIVISSFPPGLDIVVDGQKKGKTQYAESGVPYGSYPIQFIRTKNDSNFEYAKAGIKIRPKQITSIALPISLEDGVGWESEEFWNLTSASPNFSATFPGKLTFAKNKDLPTGWYGVYSEDLIPDYLEAELVLDLVKDLNGAVGLSFTDHNQNAILVYVDKTDFHIIKFSSEEKEAPVRSSYRWDKEDELKGRTVKLSTDIEKKMIRLSLGNKTVEELPWNFETFWNIGVLTPHNMPVTGTPLRGVKIRYPDMVKFEERLQK; translated from the coding sequence TGTTCTTCGGTCACAAAGATCGAAACACTGAATCGAAGTTTTACAAAACCTAAGTTCATCGCACCTCTTCCGGGTGAGTCGGAACCCCTTCCTTCGGGTAGAGATTACAAAGAACGACTGGTAAATAAATCCACTCCACATTTTTCCCTCCTCTGGAAACAAGTTCCAGAGGAGTTCTCTAAATCAGATTTATTACTACTAGAGGAGAAGGTTCTCTTCCCTCACAACAAACTGGGTCTTTATAAAAAAGCTCCCAAAGTTCCTGATTCTAAATTTTCCGAATCTTCTGATTTGGATTTATTATTGGAACTTTCTCTCACCAAAAATGCAGAAAGACTTTCTGTTGAAGTACAATACAAAGATCCCGTTTTGTCGCAAAATTTTGGTAAGGCGATTTTTGTTTTCCAAGAAGAAAAGGAACCTGCTGTTAAATCAGTAAAGTCCTTTGATGTATTCCACGGCAAAAGACAACTCCAACCTTTAACGCCTAGTGTTCCAGCTTACTTTGCAGAAGTTTCTTCCCCGTCAGAAGATGAATTACGTAATTATTTTTCCGCCTCCTTACGAGGAAATGCCTCTGTGTTTTCTACTTCGCCAGGAACTACAATTTATCTGGACGGTGTGGAAGTAGGCAAAGCTCCCTTACTTTCTTATCCACTTATCAATGGAAAACATTCCCTTTCCTTTGCAAAACCCGGCAAAGATCCTGTAAAACGAAATATCTTAATTCGTGCAGGTAAAACCACACGTGTGTTCCAAGAATGGAGTGATGACATTTCGCAAGGAACCATTGTCATTTCTAGTTTTCCTCCGGGCCTCGACATCGTCGTTGATGGTCAGAAAAAAGGAAAAACACAATATGCGGAATCGGGAGTTCCTTATGGAAGTTATCCGATCCAATTCATTCGCACAAAAAATGATTCTAACTTTGAATATGCGAAAGCTGGAATCAAAATTAGACCGAAACAAATTACATCCATTGCTCTACCAATCTCTCTGGAAGATGGAGTGGGTTGGGAGTCAGAAGAATTTTGGAATCTCACATCGGCATCACCAAATTTTTCTGCGACTTTTCCTGGCAAACTTACCTTTGCAAAAAATAAAGACCTACCTACTGGTTGGTATGGGGTGTATTCCGAAGATCTAATTCCAGATTATTTGGAAGCCGAACTTGTGTTAGATCTTGTGAAGGATTTAAACGGTGCCGTTGGCCTTTCTTTTACCGATCACAATCAAAATGCGATCCTCGTTTATGTAGATAAAACTGATTTCCATATCATCAAATTTTCTTCGGAAGAAAAAGAAGCACCGGTTCGTTCTTCTTACCGTTGGGACAAAGAAGATGAACTAAAAGGAAGAACTGTTAAACTTTCAACAGATATCGAAAAAAAAATGATTCGATTGTCTTTAGGAAATAAAACTGTAGAAGAACTTCCATGGAATTTTGAAACTTTTTGGAATATTGGAGTATTAACTCCACATAACATGCCTGTTACGGGCACACCCCTTCGCGGTGTAAAAATACGATATCCTGATATGGTTAAGTTTGAGGAAAGGCTCCAAAAATGA
- the trmB gene encoding tRNA (guanine(46)-N(7))-methyltransferase TrmB — MLVSPEIQEKLWKFTTKTSYRSDYLLQPKERGKKIDLKKSFPEQIQNFVLELGSGWGEVAIELASNDRQTGYLLMEKKVNRIIHTEKQRQTLSLENIRYMTVNFQWFFDELLEKEIFDKIIINFPDPWPKKKHRKNRLMQCQMLEQIYDLLKPGGKLLFATDYGPYARRTISLFRKFPKFVWDEKEYEFERPGFPVSFFETEKRNEGKRIYYLNRTKVK; from the coding sequence TTGTTAGTTAGCCCAGAAATCCAAGAAAAACTTTGGAAGTTTACTACAAAGACTTCCTATCGATCCGACTATCTCCTGCAACCTAAAGAGCGGGGAAAAAAAATCGACCTAAAAAAATCTTTCCCGGAACAGATCCAAAACTTTGTTTTAGAACTTGGATCGGGATGGGGCGAAGTTGCCATCGAATTGGCTTCGAATGACCGCCAAACAGGTTATCTGTTGATGGAAAAGAAGGTAAATCGGATCATCCACACCGAAAAACAACGACAAACGCTCAGTTTGGAGAATATCCGTTATATGACCGTTAACTTCCAGTGGTTTTTCGATGAATTGCTTGAGAAAGAAATTTTTGACAAAATTATCATCAACTTCCCAGACCCTTGGCCAAAGAAAAAACACCGTAAAAACAGACTGATGCAATGTCAAATGTTGGAACAAATTTATGATTTGTTAAAACCCGGTGGTAAGCTGTTATTTGCAACCGATTACGGCCCTTATGCGAGAAGAACCATTTCTCTATTCAGAAAATTTCCTAAATTTGTTTGGGATGAAAAAGAATATGAATTCGAAAGGCCTGGTTTCCCAGTTTCCTTTTTCGAAACGGAAAAAAGAAACGAAGGGAAACGAATTTATTACCTAAACCGAACTAAAGTTAAATAA
- a CDS encoding NADP-dependent isocitrate dehydrogenase, whose protein sequence is MGKIKVKTPLVELDGDEMTRIIWKEIKDRFIYPYLDITLEYYDLGVEYRDKTDDQVTVDSANAIKKHGVGVKCATITPNADRVKEYNLKQEWKSPNGTIRAILDGTVFRKPIIIKNIPAAVNSWKKPIAIGRHAYGDIYRDVEILVDGPGKVELVYTDASGKEKQRLLVNDFKAPGVALAMHNLDESIKSFAKACFTYALSEKISIWFATKDTISKKYHARFRDIFDNMAKEQEAAMKAAGITYSYYLIDDAVAQIMKNEGGQLWAMMNYDGDVMSDMVASGFGSLGLMTSVLVSPDGKYEYEAAHGTVTRHYRKYQKGETTSTNSVASIFAWTGALAKRGELDGTPELVNFALKLEEAIIETIEGGEMTKDLLSLSTAATKKELDTFQFMEAVQKRLDSKLK, encoded by the coding sequence ATGGGAAAAATTAAAGTAAAAACACCGCTTGTTGAGTTAGACGGCGATGAAATGACGAGAATTATCTGGAAAGAAATTAAAGATCGTTTCATCTACCCTTACTTAGACATCACTTTAGAATACTATGACTTAGGTGTTGAATACCGCGACAAAACAGATGACCAAGTCACTGTCGATTCTGCTAACGCGATCAAAAAACATGGCGTAGGTGTTAAATGTGCAACCATCACTCCAAACGCAGACCGAGTGAAAGAATACAACCTCAAACAAGAATGGAAGTCACCTAACGGAACCATCCGTGCCATCCTTGATGGAACTGTTTTCCGTAAACCAATCATTATCAAAAACATCCCAGCAGCAGTAAACTCTTGGAAAAAACCAATTGCGATTGGAAGACATGCTTACGGTGATATCTACCGTGACGTAGAGATCCTTGTTGATGGTCCAGGAAAAGTAGAACTCGTTTATACAGATGCATCTGGAAAAGAAAAACAAAGATTACTCGTAAACGATTTTAAAGCTCCGGGTGTTGCTCTTGCAATGCACAACTTAGATGAATCCATCAAGTCATTTGCAAAGGCATGTTTTACTTATGCGTTGTCTGAGAAAATCAGCATCTGGTTTGCAACAAAAGATACTATTTCTAAAAAATACCATGCTCGTTTCCGTGATATCTTTGATAACATGGCGAAAGAACAAGAAGCCGCTATGAAAGCTGCTGGTATTACTTATAGTTACTACCTCATTGATGATGCAGTTGCGCAAATCATGAAAAACGAAGGTGGACAACTTTGGGCGATGATGAACTACGACGGTGACGTTATGAGTGATATGGTTGCTTCTGGTTTTGGTTCTCTTGGTCTTATGACTTCGGTTCTTGTGTCTCCAGACGGAAAATACGAATACGAAGCAGCACATGGAACAGTAACTCGTCACTACCGTAAATACCAAAAAGGAGAAACCACTTCTACAAACTCAGTGGCTTCTATTTTCGCTTGGACGGGAGCACTTGCGAAACGTGGGGAACTGGATGGAACTCCAGAACTCGTGAACTTCGCTCTGAAATTGGAAGAAGCAATCATTGAAACCATCGAAGGTGGTGAGATGACAAAAGACTTACTTTCTCTATCTACAGCAGCTACCAAAAAAGAATTGGATACTTTCCAATTTATGGAAGCTGTACAAAAACGTTTGGATTCTAAACTTAAATAA
- a CDS encoding adenylate/guanylate cyclase domain-containing protein yields MIADFIDWYLNESSEIKSSAELFDKCIGYLQNLDFQIVRVNMGTRTLHPQVESLSYTWVPKGKLEYFDDTTNPLLISKTTIESENGYLREVRFRLGSLQTSQFTVSPVQYVMSTKKTYYFSFADHTEEKYPYPILEDLAPLGATGYFAVPIFQKGVSFAFLSLVTDKVSGWSKEELHFLHQVLKTISLQWMNFIQNELTESLLSIYLGKRTGSTVYSGKVYLGELDNIKSVIWFSDIRNYSGMSEKLSPSEIIQLLNDYFGQAIPLIESHGGEVLKLLGDGILAVFPYTESNKTFVGKKVLLAVRKLGESLFLHNQTREIENKLPIHHGVGLHSGEILYGNIGSLERLDFTVIGEAVNLTSRIAGMCGELGKAVLASEELAHQIPIRWEELGEHKLKGISSPQKIFAISERTKRKW; encoded by the coding sequence ATGATTGCTGATTTTATAGATTGGTATTTGAATGAATCGTCTGAGATTAAATCTTCCGCCGAATTATTTGATAAGTGTATTGGATATTTACAGAATTTAGATTTTCAGATTGTACGCGTCAACATGGGGACTCGAACACTACACCCACAAGTGGAGTCCTTGTCGTATACTTGGGTTCCGAAAGGTAAATTAGAATATTTTGATGATACAACCAATCCGCTTTTAATCTCTAAAACCACAATAGAATCTGAAAATGGATATCTCCGAGAGGTTCGTTTCCGACTAGGTTCATTACAAACTTCTCAGTTTACGGTAAGCCCCGTTCAATATGTAATGTCTACCAAAAAGACGTATTACTTTAGTTTTGCGGATCATACCGAAGAAAAGTATCCTTATCCCATTCTGGAAGATTTAGCTCCCTTGGGAGCAACAGGTTATTTTGCAGTACCGATTTTCCAGAAAGGAGTTAGTTTTGCTTTCTTAAGTTTAGTCACTGATAAGGTTAGTGGCTGGTCAAAGGAAGAACTACATTTTTTACATCAGGTTCTTAAAACTATTTCTCTTCAGTGGATGAATTTCATCCAAAATGAATTAACCGAATCACTCTTAAGTATTTATTTAGGAAAAAGAACAGGATCTACTGTTTATTCAGGTAAAGTTTATCTGGGAGAACTAGACAATATCAAATCAGTGATTTGGTTTTCAGACATTCGTAATTACTCAGGAATGAGTGAAAAACTATCTCCTTCAGAAATTATACAATTGTTAAATGATTATTTTGGACAAGCCATCCCACTGATTGAATCCCACGGGGGTGAGGTTTTAAAACTGCTTGGTGATGGAATTTTAGCAGTTTTCCCTTATACCGAATCCAATAAAACCTTTGTAGGAAAAAAAGTGCTTCTCGCTGTAAGAAAGTTAGGTGAAAGTTTATTTTTGCATAACCAAACAAGAGAAATAGAAAATAAACTTCCGATCCACCATGGAGTAGGTTTACATTCTGGTGAAATTCTTTATGGAAACATTGGTTCTTTGGAACGGTTGGATTTTACGGTCATTGGGGAAGCAGTCAACTTAACCAGTCGCATTGCGGGTATGTGTGGGGAATTAGGAAAAGCTGTTTTGGCATCGGAAGAGTTGGCGCACCAAATCCCCATTCGGTGGGAGGAACTTGGGGAACACAAACTCAAAGGGATCAGTTCTCCACAAAAAATATTTGCGATTTCAGAACGAACGAAGCGGAAATGGTAA
- a CDS encoding tetratricopeptide repeat protein: protein MRQLSYLCISFVLFVGCQSRDFKPVTVKDPVVEKSDVSDRQKIEEARALVAEGSNEFQKGNMDSALEKAKTSIQTFELIDGYSLLGSSYYQLGEYENAKHAYEKGKNLDPKNEKLLIGLGTVQSTLGENEDALSTYQTLSQLKPEETIYTYKTGLLLKNLGRYQESLVVLKPLEAKPEFPYPVELLNQLGDICLELKRYDEAEAYFAKAEKLNPELKTAKDAKLSTKIASLIQRGNDFLNKKNYSEAASEFKKATDLQPQNGSLWSFLGNAQLLNGKLKEGEESFKKAISYSDTNPSGYVGLCNVYIQTHNYSDCLKTSKQAGVKIPKNAEIRNKQGICEWKWGETKKANLSFQDAASWDPNFFEPKLNLAYVLIDSGRFDEALDVLKKAESHPKAKKEDIRKAKVLAESQKYIADGDVFLRQGKRKQAFDEYGKAMGVNPENPAVQNAFGRGYFAFGEYKKSESSFLEAYRMDATNPGALQGLARVYAKTGESKKEKEYIKKLEILSATDPFSAITLGRIAEDASKWDEAESIYMGLKKKFPNNDAVDYRLGSLYYKRAVEENSKENYTRANEFIQKSKKYTKDIPELLETEKTVAENSRFAEILPFVKEGNSLFNRKKYIEAVTPYQKAYDKVPKASLLVKIAECYIEKGEEEKGLSILENAVRSNKENAISFKEGIYSFYYKKGELKKAEDGFHDILKEKPDSYYAYYMLGLVTMKRKNYEGAIIEFDRSILVNPNFAPSNVAKGLAFYKLNQMDAAKREFEKARVKDSEFGLSSYNLAIAYFNEDLTKESKSILESIRKTDPDFMDGEIQLAYIYFKENKLEEAEKIIDRVLKEEPSAEALFAQFRILDAKQKQSPSDKVKTKRNQVKEKILREYGETKFARLLPSDALDDEPLHVTDLNLSGTPVSTPIVYPNRIIVNYGSALVGYDRITKELVWKQYTSTPFQLLVAGKELVGITNDTATKIYPESGKMTFKKQVLAGWKVKQGSADGNGFFLLLEKEKGTDRKIVKTNPNLEILEEWNGNDFLSFSYTEEGKLIVLRDLKKEFQIQVFAIGVSPEKEKKVSAPVAKKDTKESAQILGCVEDSCLIQLGNQMYQGTEKAKLYSLGNTESIRSVVKNSESLLINTENTAYLWKGGSKWKDSYAIQGDFYYPLDGLVVEGRSKELLLIKGRDKTPVPWKGDRDGLRISTVTVD from the coding sequence ATGAGACAACTTAGTTATTTATGTATTTCCTTCGTTTTGTTTGTTGGTTGTCAGTCCCGGGATTTTAAACCAGTCACTGTCAAAGATCCCGTCGTGGAAAAATCCGATGTTTCGGACCGCCAAAAAATTGAAGAAGCAAGGGCTCTTGTTGCAGAAGGTAGTAACGAATTCCAAAAGGGAAACATGGATTCTGCTTTAGAAAAAGCAAAGACATCCATCCAAACTTTTGAGTTAATTGATGGTTATTCTCTTCTTGGTTCTTCCTATTACCAGTTAGGTGAATACGAGAATGCAAAACATGCCTATGAAAAAGGCAAAAACTTAGATCCCAAAAATGAGAAACTACTCATTGGGCTTGGAACTGTCCAATCCACTTTGGGAGAAAATGAGGACGCTCTTTCTACTTACCAAACCTTAAGCCAACTCAAACCAGAAGAAACTATCTATACTTACAAAACCGGCTTGTTACTAAAAAACTTGGGTCGTTACCAAGAGAGTCTTGTTGTTCTCAAACCATTGGAGGCAAAACCAGAGTTCCCATACCCAGTCGAACTTTTAAACCAGTTGGGTGATATTTGTTTGGAACTAAAAAGATACGACGAAGCAGAGGCTTACTTTGCAAAGGCGGAAAAACTCAATCCTGAATTAAAAACTGCCAAAGACGCCAAACTTTCTACAAAAATTGCCTCTCTCATCCAACGAGGTAATGACTTCCTTAACAAAAAAAATTATTCGGAAGCCGCATCTGAATTCAAAAAAGCCACAGACCTACAACCTCAAAATGGTTCTTTGTGGTCTTTTCTTGGAAATGCACAGTTACTAAATGGTAAACTGAAAGAAGGTGAGGAAAGTTTTAAAAAAGCCATTTCCTATTCTGATACAAATCCCAGTGGATATGTTGGATTGTGTAATGTTTATATCCAAACTCATAATTATTCGGATTGTTTAAAAACTTCCAAACAAGCTGGCGTAAAAATTCCGAAAAATGCAGAAATCCGCAACAAACAAGGGATATGCGAATGGAAATGGGGTGAAACCAAAAAGGCTAATCTCAGTTTCCAAGATGCTGCGTCTTGGGATCCCAATTTTTTTGAACCAAAACTCAACTTAGCCTATGTGTTAATTGATTCAGGTCGTTTTGATGAAGCTTTGGATGTATTAAAAAAAGCAGAGTCTCATCCTAAGGCCAAAAAAGAAGACATTCGTAAGGCAAAGGTATTAGCAGAATCACAAAAATACATTGCTGATGGGGATGTTTTCCTCCGCCAAGGGAAACGGAAACAAGCCTTTGATGAATATGGTAAAGCTATGGGTGTGAATCCAGAAAACCCTGCCGTTCAAAATGCCTTTGGTCGTGGTTACTTTGCATTCGGAGAATATAAAAAATCGGAAAGTTCGTTTTTAGAAGCTTACCGAATGGATGCAACAAACCCGGGCGCCTTACAGGGGCTAGCTCGTGTGTATGCAAAAACTGGTGAATCCAAAAAAGAAAAAGAATACATCAAAAAATTGGAAATCCTATCGGCGACAGATCCTTTTAGCGCGATCACACTCGGCCGGATTGCAGAAGACGCTAGCAAATGGGACGAAGCAGAATCTATATACATGGGACTTAAGAAAAAATTCCCAAACAATGATGCTGTAGATTACCGATTGGGAAGTTTATATTACAAACGTGCAGTAGAAGAAAACTCGAAAGAAAACTATACACGTGCGAATGAGTTCATCCAAAAATCTAAAAAATATACCAAAGACATTCCTGAGTTACTGGAAACAGAAAAAACTGTAGCAGAGAACTCTCGTTTTGCGGAGATTTTACCTTTTGTGAAAGAAGGGAACTCACTTTTCAATCGTAAAAAATACATCGAAGCGGTAACTCCATACCAAAAGGCTTATGACAAAGTTCCCAAAGCTTCACTTCTCGTAAAAATTGCAGAATGTTATATCGAAAAAGGTGAAGAAGAAAAGGGACTTTCTATTTTAGAGAATGCAGTTCGTTCGAATAAAGAAAATGCAATTTCTTTTAAGGAAGGGATTTATTCTTTTTATTACAAAAAAGGCGAATTAAAAAAAGCAGAAGATGGGTTTCATGATATCTTAAAAGAAAAACCAGATTCTTATTACGCCTACTATATGTTAGGTCTTGTGACCATGAAACGTAAAAATTATGAAGGCGCTATTATTGAATTTGATCGTTCTATTTTGGTAAACCCTAATTTTGCCCCGAGTAACGTAGCTAAAGGTTTGGCATTCTATAAATTAAACCAAATGGATGCAGCAAAACGTGAATTTGAGAAGGCAAGAGTAAAAGATTCAGAATTCGGCCTTTCTTCTTACAATTTGGCAATTGCATACTTCAATGAAGATCTCACAAAAGAATCTAAATCCATCTTAGAATCCATTCGAAAAACAGATCCGGATTTTATGGATGGTGAGATCCAACTAGCTTATATCTATTTCAAAGAAAACAAATTGGAAGAAGCAGAGAAAATCATTGATCGTGTTCTAAAAGAAGAACCATCTGCAGAAGCATTGTTTGCCCAATTTAGAATTTTGGACGCCAAACAAAAACAATCTCCATCCGATAAGGTCAAAACCAAACGGAACCAAGTAAAAGAGAAAATTTTACGTGAATACGGAGAAACCAAATTCGCAAGGTTACTTCCTTCTGATGCTTTGGATGATGAACCACTCCATGTAACTGACCTTAATCTTTCTGGAACTCCTGTTTCCACACCAATTGTATATCCAAACCGAATCATTGTGAATTATGGATCTGCCCTTGTCGGTTATGATCGAATCACAAAAGAACTTGTTTGGAAACAATACACATCCACTCCATTCCAACTACTCGTTGCGGGGAAGGAACTTGTGGGAATTACAAACGATACTGCCACAAAAATCTACCCAGAATCGGGAAAGATGACTTTCAAGAAACAGGTATTAGCTGGTTGGAAGGTAAAACAAGGGTCTGCTGATGGAAATGGGTTTTTCCTTCTATTGGAAAAAGAAAAGGGAACGGACAGAAAAATTGTAAAAACCAATCCCAATTTAGAAATTTTAGAAGAATGGAATGGAAACGATTTTTTAAGTTTTTCTTACACCGAGGAAGGAAAACTCATAGTTCTTCGTGATTTAAAGAAAGAATTCCAAATCCAAGTGTTTGCGATTGGTGTAAGTCCAGAAAAAGAAAAGAAGGTATCGGCTCCTGTTGCGAAGAAAGATACAAAGGAATCGGCGCAGATCCTAGGATGTGTTGAAGATTCTTGTTTGATCCAATTGGGAAATCAAATGTATCAAGGAACAGAAAAAGCAAAACTATATTCCCTTGGGAATACAGAATCCATTCGTTCTGTTGTTAAAAATTCCGAGTCTTTACTAATCAATACAGAAAACACCGCCTATCTTTGGAAAGGTGGTTCGAAGTGGAAAGATTCTTATGCCATCCAAGGAGATTTTTATTATCCTTTAGATGGACTTGTGGTGGAAGGAAGGTCTAAGGAATTACTTCTCATCAAAGGTCGGGATAAAACTCCTGTTCCTTGGAAGGGAGACCGGGATGGCCTTCGTATCAGTACGGTAACAGTAGACTAA
- a CDS encoding LIC_13246 family protein yields the protein MKETEVQWRELVTKKEEFLHILRILNHYYEMRGETKSKQFAFRRTLADSPTDGVQIFFSQIGPFEYQVACRILPEEHLETWIHIDGIAEERERLKQIGNTEHPVFSLVCLGDLYALTLPSQLSI from the coding sequence ATGAAAGAAACCGAAGTGCAATGGCGTGAGCTTGTGACAAAAAAAGAAGAATTCCTACACATCTTAAGAATTCTGAACCATTATTATGAAATGCGGGGCGAAACCAAGTCCAAACAATTTGCCTTCCGTCGCACTCTCGCCGATTCTCCAACCGATGGAGTTCAAATTTTTTTCTCACAAATCGGACCCTTTGAATACCAAGTGGCTTGTCGGATTTTACCAGAGGAACATCTAGAAACCTGGATCCATATCGATGGAATCGCCGAAGAACGAGAGAGGCTAAAACAGATTGGCAATACAGAACATCCCGTCTTTTCGCTCGTTTGTCTGGGAGATTTATACGCTTTGACTCTCCCGAGCCAATTGAGCATTTAA